Proteins encoded within one genomic window of Eurosta solidaginis isolate ZX-2024a chromosome 1, ASM4086904v1, whole genome shotgun sequence:
- the Sap-r gene encoding uncharacterized protein Sap-r isoform X2, with translation MRSNFLICAVIALLAGVCLVGATPMLGARQCTWGPSYWCKNLTNAKGCHAVRHCIQTVWEKQNVPVDDDSVCKICKDMVTQARDQLRSNETMEELKEVFEGSCDLIPIKIVRKECDKLADDFVPELVEALSSQMNPDQVCSVAGLCNNAHIDELLITSFQSALDGTLKEDHSSESKETKEETKPEIVESTTPQQHLLTCGNCKHLGTLITEKFNKSNRDQVLENILHLCGEMSSFSDACSNIVLTYFNDIYEHLKKHLNANGICHMSASCVANYHQHAEDAKEPEDAVALASTLGDDIPCKLCEQLVQHLRDVLIANTTESEFKQVLHGLCNQTKGFREECNSIVDQYYDVIYNALVNNLDSNGACFLIGVCPKGNGEAYKGDIRPLLPTFPPAKIDVKIRKLGANEPKFTQAEIHAMTLPIDTLMGAANPGMLVENGELCTFCEYVLHYIQVELSTPTTEDKVKDVVNNICNRLGTTLRGECHNFIDMYGDVVIALLIQGLNPREICPKLAMCPPNHDSSDDVEIFAPETPKQHTTAIAHNDESDKPTCPLCLFAVEQAQQKIKNNKSKANIKQVLDHLCVHLPSKLQTECVDFVETYSSELVDMLITDFKPQEICVALKLCENSTDELDELDFSFDNNRDDRVNEIDSHDSVEIAFGRITSPNCLLCEEFIKIVEKKIGKHTTKEDIKKALDHSCDKLRRNVRDKCHRYVERYGDKIADLLLKEMAPKMICRELGLCLWSEQEDYIDEALKYDVVVLPDHKAIQSNGRLTGLDDIVRDPPSCVLCEFVITKLETELRNVTTQDEIKHVVQNICKMMPKTVVKSCNKFIDQYANMIIDMVDSVPPKMMCQQMQLCFNGLEVVSDEVIECGVCHGATSALLPYFKQHLDHEAVTEYYMLLEGCQTLSAKYYDICNRMIRTYGQSILNLARQGETDETHICSQIGKCFSDEKSSLAFARVAA, from the exons AAATGCCAAGGGATGTCATGCTGTGCGCCATTGTATTCAAACTGTTTGGGAAAAACAGAACGTGCCTGTAGATGATGACTCCGTTTGTAAAATATGTAAGGATATGGTGACACAGGCTCGCGATCAGTTGCGTAGCAACGAAACAATGGAAGAACTAAAGGAAGTATTTGAAGGTTCTTGCGATCTTATACCGATTAAAATTGTTAGAAAGGAATGTGACAAATTGGCCGATGATTTTGTGCCTGAATTGGTTGAGGCACTCTCATCCCAAATGAACCCAGAT CAAGTGTGTTCAGTTGCTGGCCTTTGTAATAATGCACATATCGACGAATTGCTTATTACTTCCTTCCAATCAGCTTTGGATGGTACGCTTAAAGAAGACCACTCGTCTGAGTCAAAGGAAACGAAGGAGGAGACCAAACCAGAAATTGTCGAAAGCACTACACCTCAACAACATTTACTTACCTGCGGCAATTGCAAACATTTGGGCACACTCATCACTGAAAAATTCAATAAGTCCAACCGCGATCAAGTGCTTGAAAATATCTTACATTTATGTGGTGAAATGTCATCCTTCTCTGATGCCTGCTCTAATATTGTGCTTACCTATTTCAATGACATATATGAACACCTGAAGAAGCATTTGAATGCGAATGGTATATGCCATATGTCTGCTTCGTGTGTTGCTAATTATCATCAGCATGCCGAGGATGCCAAAGAACCGGAAGATGCTGTTGCACTTGCATCCACTTTAGGTGATGATATTCCCTGTAAATTGTGTGAACAATTAGTACAACATTTGCGTGACGTATTAATTGCAAATACAACTGAAAGTGAATTTAAGCAAGTTTTGCATGGATTGTGCAATCAAACTAAAGGCTTCCGTGAGGAATGCAATAGCATCGTCGATCAATATTATGATGTTATTTATAATGCATTGGTAAACAATTTGGATTCGAATGGTGCATGTTTCCTTATCGGCGTTTGCCCCAAAGGAAATGGCGAGGCGTACAAAGGTGATATTAGACCATTGCTGCCCACTTTCCCACCAGCTAAAATCGatgttaaaatacgtaaattgGGTGCAAATGAGCCGAAATTTACTCAAGCGGAGATTCATGCAATGACTTTGCCAATTGATACGCTGATGGGTGCTGCTAATCCTGGAATGCTCGTGGAGAATGGAGAGCTGTGTACTTTCTGTGAATATGTGCTGCACTACATTCAAGTGGAATTGTCGACGCCAACTACTGAG GACAAAGTCAAGGATGTCGTCAATAACATCTGCAACCGATTGGGTACAACACTACGTGGTGAATGTCATAACTTCATTGATATGTATGGTGATGTTGTGATTGCACTGCTCATTCAAGGTTTAAATCCACGAGAAATCTGTCCTAAATTGGCTATGTGCCCACCCAATCATGATAGCTCCGATGACGTTGAGATATTTGCACCGGAAACTCCCAAGCAACACACTACAGCAATTGCGCACAACGATGAGAGCGACAAGCCGACTTGTCCGCTATGTTTATTCGCTGTTGAACAAGCTCAACAAAAGATTAAGAATAATAAATCAAAG GCCAACATCAAGCAGGTGCTCGATCATTTATGTGTACATTTGCCATCAAAATTACAAACGGAATGCGTTGATTTTGTAGAAACCTATTCGAGTGAATTGGTCGATATGTTGATTACCGATTTTAAGCCACAAGAAATTTGTGTTGCTTTAAAACTTTGCGAAAACTCAACTGATGAATTAGATGAACTGGACTTTAGTTTTGATAACAACCGAGACGATC GCGTAAATGAAATTGATAGTCACGATTCAGTTGAAATTGCATTTGGGCGCATTACATCACCAAATTGTTTGCTATGCGAAGAATTCATTAAAATTGTAGAAAAGAAAATtggaaagcacactaccaag GAGGATATCAAGAAAGCTCTAGATCACTCATGCGATAAATTACGCAGAAACGTGCGTGACAAATGTCATCGATACGTTGAAAGATATGGTGATAAGATAGCTGATTTATTGCTTAAGGAAATGGCACCAAAAATGATTTGTCGTGAACTTGGTTTGTGTCTTTGGAGTGAACAAGAAGATT ATATTGATGAGGCATTGAAGTATGATGTGGTTGTATTACCCGATCACAAGGCAATACAGTCTAATGGTCGTCTAACAGGTTTGGATGACATAGTTAGAGATCCACCATCTTGCGTGCTATGCGAATTTGTTATAACTAAGTTAGAAACAGAGTTGAGGAATGTAACCACACAGGATGAAATTAAACATGTCGTACAGAATATTTGCAAAATGATGCCTAAAACTGTTGTTAAAAGTTGTAACAAATTTATCGATCAATATGCTAATATGATTATAGATATGGTTGATAGTGTACCACCTAAAATGATGTGCCAACAAATGCAATTATGCTTCAATGGCTTGGAAGTTGTGAGCG ATGAGGTCATTGAATGTGGCGTTTGTCATGGTGCTACCTCTGCTTTGCTGCCATACTTCAAACAACATTTGGATCATGAAGCTGTAACTGAATATTATATGCTTTTGGAGGGTTGTCAAACGCTCTCTGCGAAATATTACGATATT TGCAATCGCATGATTCGAACTTATGGCCAAAGCATTTTGAATTTGGCACGTCAAGGTGAAACCGACGAAACACACATTTGTTCACAGATAGGAAAGTGCTTCAGTGATGAAAAGTCCAGCTTGGCTTTTGCACGAGTTGCCG cttaa
- the Sap-r gene encoding uncharacterized protein Sap-r isoform X1: MRSNFLICAVIALLAGVCLVGATPMLGARQCTWGPSYWCKNLTNAKGCHAVRHCIQTVWEKQNVPVDDDSVCKICKDMVTQARDQLRSNETMEELKEVFEGSCDLIPIKIVRKECDKLADDFVPELVEALSSQMNPDQVCSVAGLCNNAHIDELLITSFQSALDGTLKEDHSSESKETKEETKPEIVESTTPQQHLLTCGNCKHLGTLITEKFNKSNRDQVLENILHLCGEMSSFSDACSNIVLTYFNDIYEHLKKHLNANGICHMSASCVANYHQHAEDAKEPEDAVALASTLGDDIPCKLCEQLVQHLRDVLIANTTESEFKQVLHGLCNQTKGFREECNSIVDQYYDVIYNALVNNLDSNGACFLIGVCPKGNGEAYKGDIRPLLPTFPPAKIDVKIRKLGANEPKFTQAEIHAMTLPIDTLMGAANPGMLVENGELCTFCEYVLHYIQVELSTPTTEDKVKDVVNNICNRLGTTLRGECHNFIDMYGDVVIALLIQGLNPREICPKLAMCPPNHDSSDDVEIFAPETPKQHTTAIAHNDESDKPTCPLCLFAVEQAQQKIKNNKSKANIKQVLDHLCVHLPSKLQTECVDFVETYSSELVDMLITDFKPQEICVALKLCENSTDELDELDFSFDNNRDDRVNEIDSHDSVEIAFGRITSPNCLLCEEFIKIVEKKIGKHTTKEDIKKALDHSCDKLRRNVRDKCHRYVERYGDKIADLLLKEMAPKMICRELGLCLWSEQEDLDIDEALKYDVVVLPDHKAIQSNGRLTGLDDIVRDPPSCVLCEFVITKLETELRNVTTQDEIKHVVQNICKMMPKTVVKSCNKFIDQYANMIIDMVDSVPPKMMCQQMQLCFNGLEVVSDEVIECGVCHGATSALLPYFKQHLDHEAVTEYYMLLEGCQTLSAKYYDICNRMIRTYGQSILNLARQGETDETHICSQIGKCFSDEKSSLAFARVAA; this comes from the exons AAATGCCAAGGGATGTCATGCTGTGCGCCATTGTATTCAAACTGTTTGGGAAAAACAGAACGTGCCTGTAGATGATGACTCCGTTTGTAAAATATGTAAGGATATGGTGACACAGGCTCGCGATCAGTTGCGTAGCAACGAAACAATGGAAGAACTAAAGGAAGTATTTGAAGGTTCTTGCGATCTTATACCGATTAAAATTGTTAGAAAGGAATGTGACAAATTGGCCGATGATTTTGTGCCTGAATTGGTTGAGGCACTCTCATCCCAAATGAACCCAGAT CAAGTGTGTTCAGTTGCTGGCCTTTGTAATAATGCACATATCGACGAATTGCTTATTACTTCCTTCCAATCAGCTTTGGATGGTACGCTTAAAGAAGACCACTCGTCTGAGTCAAAGGAAACGAAGGAGGAGACCAAACCAGAAATTGTCGAAAGCACTACACCTCAACAACATTTACTTACCTGCGGCAATTGCAAACATTTGGGCACACTCATCACTGAAAAATTCAATAAGTCCAACCGCGATCAAGTGCTTGAAAATATCTTACATTTATGTGGTGAAATGTCATCCTTCTCTGATGCCTGCTCTAATATTGTGCTTACCTATTTCAATGACATATATGAACACCTGAAGAAGCATTTGAATGCGAATGGTATATGCCATATGTCTGCTTCGTGTGTTGCTAATTATCATCAGCATGCCGAGGATGCCAAAGAACCGGAAGATGCTGTTGCACTTGCATCCACTTTAGGTGATGATATTCCCTGTAAATTGTGTGAACAATTAGTACAACATTTGCGTGACGTATTAATTGCAAATACAACTGAAAGTGAATTTAAGCAAGTTTTGCATGGATTGTGCAATCAAACTAAAGGCTTCCGTGAGGAATGCAATAGCATCGTCGATCAATATTATGATGTTATTTATAATGCATTGGTAAACAATTTGGATTCGAATGGTGCATGTTTCCTTATCGGCGTTTGCCCCAAAGGAAATGGCGAGGCGTACAAAGGTGATATTAGACCATTGCTGCCCACTTTCCCACCAGCTAAAATCGatgttaaaatacgtaaattgGGTGCAAATGAGCCGAAATTTACTCAAGCGGAGATTCATGCAATGACTTTGCCAATTGATACGCTGATGGGTGCTGCTAATCCTGGAATGCTCGTGGAGAATGGAGAGCTGTGTACTTTCTGTGAATATGTGCTGCACTACATTCAAGTGGAATTGTCGACGCCAACTACTGAG GACAAAGTCAAGGATGTCGTCAATAACATCTGCAACCGATTGGGTACAACACTACGTGGTGAATGTCATAACTTCATTGATATGTATGGTGATGTTGTGATTGCACTGCTCATTCAAGGTTTAAATCCACGAGAAATCTGTCCTAAATTGGCTATGTGCCCACCCAATCATGATAGCTCCGATGACGTTGAGATATTTGCACCGGAAACTCCCAAGCAACACACTACAGCAATTGCGCACAACGATGAGAGCGACAAGCCGACTTGTCCGCTATGTTTATTCGCTGTTGAACAAGCTCAACAAAAGATTAAGAATAATAAATCAAAG GCCAACATCAAGCAGGTGCTCGATCATTTATGTGTACATTTGCCATCAAAATTACAAACGGAATGCGTTGATTTTGTAGAAACCTATTCGAGTGAATTGGTCGATATGTTGATTACCGATTTTAAGCCACAAGAAATTTGTGTTGCTTTAAAACTTTGCGAAAACTCAACTGATGAATTAGATGAACTGGACTTTAGTTTTGATAACAACCGAGACGATC GCGTAAATGAAATTGATAGTCACGATTCAGTTGAAATTGCATTTGGGCGCATTACATCACCAAATTGTTTGCTATGCGAAGAATTCATTAAAATTGTAGAAAAGAAAATtggaaagcacactaccaag GAGGATATCAAGAAAGCTCTAGATCACTCATGCGATAAATTACGCAGAAACGTGCGTGACAAATGTCATCGATACGTTGAAAGATATGGTGATAAGATAGCTGATTTATTGCTTAAGGAAATGGCACCAAAAATGATTTGTCGTGAACTTGGTTTGTGTCTTTGGAGTGAACAAGAAGATT TAGATATTGATGAGGCATTGAAGTATGATGTGGTTGTATTACCCGATCACAAGGCAATACAGTCTAATGGTCGTCTAACAGGTTTGGATGACATAGTTAGAGATCCACCATCTTGCGTGCTATGCGAATTTGTTATAACTAAGTTAGAAACAGAGTTGAGGAATGTAACCACACAGGATGAAATTAAACATGTCGTACAGAATATTTGCAAAATGATGCCTAAAACTGTTGTTAAAAGTTGTAACAAATTTATCGATCAATATGCTAATATGATTATAGATATGGTTGATAGTGTACCACCTAAAATGATGTGCCAACAAATGCAATTATGCTTCAATGGCTTGGAAGTTGTGAGCG ATGAGGTCATTGAATGTGGCGTTTGTCATGGTGCTACCTCTGCTTTGCTGCCATACTTCAAACAACATTTGGATCATGAAGCTGTAACTGAATATTATATGCTTTTGGAGGGTTGTCAAACGCTCTCTGCGAAATATTACGATATT TGCAATCGCATGATTCGAACTTATGGCCAAAGCATTTTGAATTTGGCACGTCAAGGTGAAACCGACGAAACACACATTTGTTCACAGATAGGAAAGTGCTTCAGTGATGAAAAGTCCAGCTTGGCTTTTGCACGAGTTGCCG cttaa